The following proteins are co-located in the Doryrhamphus excisus isolate RoL2022-K1 chromosome 3, RoL_Dexc_1.0, whole genome shotgun sequence genome:
- the ndufa12 gene encoding NADH dehydrogenase [ubiquinone] 1 alpha subcomplex subunit 12 yields MAEYVNIVRRAFGQLGGHSGVRGFLLQLFRVNDVKTGALIGVDKYGNKYYEDKKHYFFGRHRWVIYTTEMNGKNTLWEVDGSMVPAEWHRWLHSMTDDPPTTHPPEPKKFLAEVHQFNVSGSPNQYVPYSTTRKKIHEWVPPKAGAQ; encoded by the exons ATGGCGGAGTACGTTAATATTGTCCGAAGGGCTTTTGGACAACTAGGAGGTCACAGTGGCGTTAGAGGGTTTCTTCTTCAGCTTTTTAG AGTAAACGATGTGAAGACGGGAGCGCTGATTGGCGTGGATAAATATGGAAACAAATACTACGAGGACAAGAAGCACTATTTCTTTG GACGACATCGCTGGGTGATCTACACCACAGAGATGAACGGAAAGAACACTTTATGGGAGGTGGACGGCAGCATGGTGCCAGCAGAATG GCATCGCTGGCTCCACTCCATGACGGACGACCCCCCCACCACTCACCCTCCGGAGCCCAAGAAGTTTCTGGCCGAGGTCCACCAGTTCAACGTGAGCGGCAGCCCCAACCAGTACGTGCCCTACTCCACCACCCGCAAGAAGATCCACGAGTGGGTGCCGCCCAAAGCCGGAGCTCAGTGA
- the tmcc3 gene encoding transmembrane and coiled-coil domain protein 3 isoform X1 — protein MRRLTLTSLCPGGDGWEEEEEKEAARRRLSAERSGCDVLSIPVPMRRGGSESNLDVVDSAGHVGVGLDFSKGALGIDSLQQKILKVTEQIKVEQTARDENVAEYLKLVNNADKQQVARIRQVFEKKNQKSAHSIARLQRKLEQYHRRMKDGEANGRHAHHKDAAKESGGHSKEGSLKDVSSSGRHPALDKVKTIGPGVSLSPPFFFNKSRGFANLIRNKYGSADNIAHLKSMEAGSGLQAEGGARGLSGSATTVAKAGKYHSDDECSTGTSASADSNGNPAGGSAAGSGGAARSDANGRLGEVLEMVREVRDAQAQLAEDIETLNAQFKRDYGYFSQVMQEERYRYERLEDQLNDLTELHQHETSNLKQELASIEEKVAYQAYERARDIQEVLESCQTRVSKLELQQQQQQQTVQLENADAKVLLGKSINIMLAIATVILVCVSTAAKFAAPLLRSRLHLALTCVGVSFLALLWKNWEHLQCSLERMLLPH, from the exons ATGAGGAGGCTCACTTTGACGTCACTGTGTCCCGGAGGGGACGGttgggaggaggaagaagagaaggAAGCAGCTCGAAGACGCCTGAGT GCGGAGCGCAGCGGCTGCGATGTCCTCAGCATCCCCGTGCCCATGCGGCGCGGCGGCTCCGAGTCCAACCTGGACGTGGTGGACAGTGCGGGACACGTCGGCGTGGGCCTGGACTTCAGCAAGGGGGCGCTGGGCATCGACAGCCTGCAGCAGAAGATCCTCAAG GTGACGGAGCAGATCAAGGTGGAGCAGACGGCTCGTGACGAGAACGTGGCCGAGTACCTGAAGCTGGTGAACAACGCCGACAAGCAGCAGGTGGCGCGGATCCGCCAGGTGTTCGAGAAGAAGAACCAAAAGTCGGCCCACTCCATCGCCCGGCTGCAGAGGAAGCTGGAGCAGTACCACCGCCGCATGAAAGACGGCGAGGCCAACGGCAGGCACGCCCACCACAAGGACGCCGCCAAGGAGTCCGGGGGCCACAGCAAGGAGGGCAGCCTGAAGGACGTCAGCTCCTCAGGCCGACACCCGGCCCTGGACAAAGTCAAGACCATCGGGCCGGGCGTCTCGCTCTCCCCGCCGTTCTTCTTCAACAAGTCCCGCGGCTTCGCCAACCTCATCCGGAACAAGTACGGCAGCGCCGACAACATCGCTCACCTCAAGAGCATGGAGGCGGGGTCGGGGCTGCAGGCGGAGGGCGGGGCCCGGGGCCTGAGCGGCAGCGCCACCACCGTCGCCAAGGCCGGAAAGTACCACAGCGACGACGAGTGCTCCACCGGGACGTCGGCCTCCGCCGACTCCAACGGCAACCCGGCCGGGGGCTCGGCGGCAGGCTCGGGGGGCGCCGCCCGCTCGGACGCCAATGGGCGACTGGGGGAGGTTCTGGAGATGGTGCGTGAGGTCCGAGACGCTCAGGCCCAGCTGGCGGAGGACATCGAGACCTTGAATGCGCAGTTCAAACGAGACTACGGGTACTTCTCTCAGGTGATGCAGGAGGAGAGATACAG GTATGAGCGACTTGAGGACCAGTTGAACGACCTGACGGAGCTCCACCAGCATGAGACCAGCAACCTGAAGCAGGAGCTGGCCAGCATCGAGGAGAAGGTGGCCTACCAGGCCTACGAGAGGGCCCGGGACATCCAG GAGGTCCTGGAGTCGTGTCAGACCCGGGTGTCCAAGCTGgagctccagcagcagcagcaacagcaaacGGTCCAGCTGGAGAACGCCGACGCCAAGGTCCTCCTGGGGAAGTCCATCAACATCATGCTGGCCATCGCCACCGTCATCCTGGTGTGCGTGTCCACCGCCGCCAAGTTCGCCGCCCCGCTGCTGCGTAGCCGCCTCCACCTGGCCCTCACCTGTGTGGGCGTGTCCTTCCTGGCGCTGCTGTGGAAGAACTGGGAACACTTGCAGTGCAGCCTGGAGCGGATGCTGCTCCcgcactga
- the tmcc3 gene encoding transmembrane and coiled-coil domain protein 3 isoform X2, with protein MAERSGCDVLSIPVPMRRGGSESNLDVVDSAGHVGVGLDFSKGALGIDSLQQKILKVTEQIKVEQTARDENVAEYLKLVNNADKQQVARIRQVFEKKNQKSAHSIARLQRKLEQYHRRMKDGEANGRHAHHKDAAKESGGHSKEGSLKDVSSSGRHPALDKVKTIGPGVSLSPPFFFNKSRGFANLIRNKYGSADNIAHLKSMEAGSGLQAEGGARGLSGSATTVAKAGKYHSDDECSTGTSASADSNGNPAGGSAAGSGGAARSDANGRLGEVLEMVREVRDAQAQLAEDIETLNAQFKRDYGYFSQVMQEERYRYERLEDQLNDLTELHQHETSNLKQELASIEEKVAYQAYERARDIQEVLESCQTRVSKLELQQQQQQQTVQLENADAKVLLGKSINIMLAIATVILVCVSTAAKFAAPLLRSRLHLALTCVGVSFLALLWKNWEHLQCSLERMLLPH; from the exons ATG GCGGAGCGCAGCGGCTGCGATGTCCTCAGCATCCCCGTGCCCATGCGGCGCGGCGGCTCCGAGTCCAACCTGGACGTGGTGGACAGTGCGGGACACGTCGGCGTGGGCCTGGACTTCAGCAAGGGGGCGCTGGGCATCGACAGCCTGCAGCAGAAGATCCTCAAG GTGACGGAGCAGATCAAGGTGGAGCAGACGGCTCGTGACGAGAACGTGGCCGAGTACCTGAAGCTGGTGAACAACGCCGACAAGCAGCAGGTGGCGCGGATCCGCCAGGTGTTCGAGAAGAAGAACCAAAAGTCGGCCCACTCCATCGCCCGGCTGCAGAGGAAGCTGGAGCAGTACCACCGCCGCATGAAAGACGGCGAGGCCAACGGCAGGCACGCCCACCACAAGGACGCCGCCAAGGAGTCCGGGGGCCACAGCAAGGAGGGCAGCCTGAAGGACGTCAGCTCCTCAGGCCGACACCCGGCCCTGGACAAAGTCAAGACCATCGGGCCGGGCGTCTCGCTCTCCCCGCCGTTCTTCTTCAACAAGTCCCGCGGCTTCGCCAACCTCATCCGGAACAAGTACGGCAGCGCCGACAACATCGCTCACCTCAAGAGCATGGAGGCGGGGTCGGGGCTGCAGGCGGAGGGCGGGGCCCGGGGCCTGAGCGGCAGCGCCACCACCGTCGCCAAGGCCGGAAAGTACCACAGCGACGACGAGTGCTCCACCGGGACGTCGGCCTCCGCCGACTCCAACGGCAACCCGGCCGGGGGCTCGGCGGCAGGCTCGGGGGGCGCCGCCCGCTCGGACGCCAATGGGCGACTGGGGGAGGTTCTGGAGATGGTGCGTGAGGTCCGAGACGCTCAGGCCCAGCTGGCGGAGGACATCGAGACCTTGAATGCGCAGTTCAAACGAGACTACGGGTACTTCTCTCAGGTGATGCAGGAGGAGAGATACAG GTATGAGCGACTTGAGGACCAGTTGAACGACCTGACGGAGCTCCACCAGCATGAGACCAGCAACCTGAAGCAGGAGCTGGCCAGCATCGAGGAGAAGGTGGCCTACCAGGCCTACGAGAGGGCCCGGGACATCCAG GAGGTCCTGGAGTCGTGTCAGACCCGGGTGTCCAAGCTGgagctccagcagcagcagcaacagcaaacGGTCCAGCTGGAGAACGCCGACGCCAAGGTCCTCCTGGGGAAGTCCATCAACATCATGCTGGCCATCGCCACCGTCATCCTGGTGTGCGTGTCCACCGCCGCCAAGTTCGCCGCCCCGCTGCTGCGTAGCCGCCTCCACCTGGCCCTCACCTGTGTGGGCGTGTCCTTCCTGGCGCTGCTGTGGAAGAACTGGGAACACTTGCAGTGCAGCCTGGAGCGGATGCTGCTCCcgcactga
- the eri1 gene encoding 3'-5' exoribonuclease 1 produces the protein MDELKENIHGQDTNVKMSSGEDDKAIRPAGGDASEASQSNSDFSHPVYKEIALANGHINRMTRDELRTKLAELKLDTRGVKDVMKKRLKSYYKKQKLTQSAAEEDAADAYYDYICVVDFEATCEEDNPADFLHEIIEFPVVLISTHTLEIVDTFQEYVKPELNPTLSDFCVNLTGITQDMVDAAHTFPVVLQHVVAWLQERELGTKYKYALLTDGAWDMSKFLNIQCRISQIRYPLFAKKWINIRKSYGNFYKVPRTQTKLSTMLDKLGLQYEGRPHSGLDDSRNIARIALRMLQDGCQLRANERMHGGQLLAVPSSAPVEGAPPPRWPGNRK, from the exons ATGGACGAACTCAAGGAGAACATCCACGGCCAGGACACCAATGTGAAGATGTCCAGCGGAGAAGATGATAAG GCGATACGTCCCGCAGGAGGCGATGCCTCAGAGGCGAGCCAGTCCAACAGCGACTTCAGCCACCCCGTCTACAAAGAGATCGCTTTGGCCAACGGCCACATCAACCGCATGACCAGGGACGAGCTCCGCACCAAGTTGGCCGAGCTGAAGCTGGACACCAG AGGCGTGAAGGACGTGATGAagaagaggctgaagagctaCTACAAGAAGCAGAAGCTGACGCAGTCGGCCGCCGAGGAGGACGCGGCCGACGCCTACTACGACTACATCTGCGTGGTGGACTTCGAGGCCACGTGCGAGGAGGACAACCCTGCCGACTTCCTGCACGAGATCATCGAGTTCCCCGTGGTTCTCATCAGCACGCACACCCTGGAGATC GTGGACACCTTCCAGGAGTACGTCAAACCTGAGCTGAACCCCACGCTGTCGGACTTCTGTGTCAACCTCACAGGAATAACACAG GACATGGTGGATGCAGCCCACACCTTCCCCGTGGTTCTTCAGCATGTGGTGGCATGGCTGCAGGAGAGGGAGCTGGGCACCAAATATAAATACGCTCTCCTCACTGACGG AGCGTGGGACATGAGCAAGTTCCTCAACATCCAGTGTCGCATCAGCCAGATCCGATATCCGCTGTTTGCCAAGAAGTGGATCAACATCCGCAAGTCCTACGGAAACTTCTACAAG GTCCCGCGCACTCAGACGAAGTTGAGCACCATGCTGGACAAGCTGGGCTTGCAGTACGAAGGCCGCCCTCACTCGGGCCTGGACGACTCGCGCAACATCGCTCGCATCGCGCTGCGCATGCTGCAGGATGGTTGCCAGCTACGCGCCAACGAGCGCATGCACGGCGGCCAGCTGCTGGCCGTGCCCAGCTCGGCGCCGGTGGAGGGAGCGCCACCCCCTCGCTGGCCGGGCAACCGCAAgtag